Part of the Bacteriovorax stolpii genome, GAAAAGTGAATTCCAAAGAGTTATTAAAACTGAAAGAGAGTTTGCAAAAAACTCTCAGTTTAAAGTTAACCCTATCGTTGAGCAGTTCCGTGGTTTAAGAGACCAGGAAGACCGTGAATATGAACACCGTGTAGAAGAAGAAGTTAAAAGAAGAGTTGCTGAAATCCAGGACGAAGCTTTTAAGGCCGGATTTGATGAAGGTGTAAACCAAGGGCGCGAAGAGATCTTTGACCAGATGAGAAGCGCTGTTGATGAAAAGCTTGAAGATTTCTCACAAATGGTGACAGCTGTTTTAAAGACTCAGGAAGAAATTCTATTTAACCAAAAAACAGAAATGTATCAGTTACTGAGAAATCTTTCAAAGTGGATCGTCCTAAGAGAGCTTCAGGACGATGGAAAATACATCGAAAGACTACTAGAAAGACTGCTTTTAGAAATGCAAGCAAGACATAATCTTTTAATCCAGGTGAATGCAGATGATTTTGCTTCAATGCCGGATGTCCTGAATCATGTTCAAGGTCGTTTAGGTGAAATGAAGAACGTGAGAGTGGAAATCGATTCATCGGTTACGACAAGAGGAATTGTAGTAGAGTCAGAAAACGGAATTATCAACGCGACAATGGAAGAGCAATTCAAGTCACTTGATAAACTGTTTGAAGACGTACTGGCGAAAGTCTAAAGGGGGAGTAAATGGACAAGAATCTTGATCTCTCTTCAATCCATAAAAATTACGAATACGCTTCTCCTTTCCAGAAAATCGGAAAGGTGTTTGCTAATAAAGGAATGGTTTTTGAAATTAACCTTCCAAGAGCTCCTATTGGTGCGAACGTTGAGTTCGTTACTGAATACGGGGATAAGTCTTTAGGTGAGGTCGTAGGGATTAATGGAAACCGTTGTATGGCGATGCCATACGATGAACTTTCAGGAATTAACTCAGAGACTCGCGTTTACTTAAAAGACCTGACAACAACAATTAAAATCTCACAAGGATTCCTTGGACGTGTTATCGATTTCCAGGGAAATCCTATCGATGGAAAAGGCCCGATTGAACAAACAGGTGTAGAAGCGAGAAGCATCTACGGTGTGGCCTTAAACCCACTTCAAAGACCGCCAATCAGTGAGGCGCTGGATACTGGTATCCACGCTATTAACTGTTTTATGACAGCAGGAAAAGGACAGCGTTTTGCCATCATGGCCGGTTCGGGTGTTGGTAAGTCGGTAACCATGGGTATGATCGCCCAGAACTCAAGTGCAGACATCAACGTTATCGCGCTTATCGGAGAGCGTGGTCGCGAGGTTCTAGAATTCATTGAGCACGACCTTGGACCTGAAGGTTTAAAGAAGTCGGTAGTTATTGTTGCAACTTCAGATTCATCAGCGCTAACGAGAATGAAAGCGGCTTACGTGGCGACAACAGTTGCCGAGTATTTCCGCGATCAGAACGCTGACGTTCTTTTGATGATGGACTCAATCACACGTTTTGCAATGGCAAACCGTGAGATCTCTCTTTCAGCTGGTGAGCCACCAGGACAGAAAGGGTACACACCCTCAGTCTTTGCGAAACTTCCAAAACTGATGGAGCGTGCAGGAACGAAGACCGGAGCAGGATCAATCACTGGAGTTTATACCGTTCTCGTTGAAGGGGGCGATATGGATGAGCCGATTGCCGATGCGGTAAGAGCGATTGCCGACGGACACATTGTTTTATCAAGAGAGCTTGCTTCACGAAACCAATTTCCGGCAATTGATGTTCTGGCATCTCTATCCAGAGTTATGTCGAAGGTTGCTTCGAAGGAACACAGAATTGTTTCATCTCACTTAAGAGATTTAATGGCCGCTTATAAGGCCAATGAGGACCTGATTAACGTTGGTGCCTATGCCAAGGGATCAAACCCTAAGGTTGATAAGGCGATGTTGATTTATGACGATTTAATGACTCTTCTGAAGCAAACTCAGGGGATGACAGAGTTCTTAACAATTGATGCGCTTTTTGACCGCATGGTTGAAATTGCAAGAAAAGCTGAAAACATTAATAAGTAAAAAAATAGATGCAAAAGTTTAAATTCAAACTCGACGGTCTTCTAAAGGTTCGCGAGTTTAAAGAAAAGAAAATTAAGATCGAGCTGGGAGAAATCCTAAGAGAGATCACTGCTGTTGAAGACAAAATTGCTGAAGCCAATAAGGCAATTGAAGAGACTTATGAAGCGCAAGAAACGTTCATGAAAGATCCTTCAGCAGGACAAATGCTTCAGTTTTTTCCGTTATTCATTCAAGGAAAAAAAGAAGACATCAAAAACAAAGAGAACCTATTGTGGTCTCTGAGAAAAAAATACGATAAAAAAATAGCCGAGCTGGCACAGGCCCGCGGTGAAGTAAAGGTCATGGAGAACTTCAAAGAAAAAAAGAAGGACGAGTGGTCTAAAGAAAGAAATAAAAAAGAACAGGAAGCCATCGAAGAAATTCTGATGATGAGATCAAATGGCTCTAAGGGATTACTCTAGGAAATATTATGAAAACGAGAAAAATTTTATATACAACTTCAATCGTAGCTATGTTGACAGTAGCAAGTCTGGTGTATGCAGCAACAGCTAAAAAAGCTCCAGCGGCCCCGGCCGCTCCCGCTAAGCGCGAATACACGGAAGAAGAATTTAAAGCAGCTGTGCTTGAAGAAGCGACAAAGTTAATGAAAAAAGCGGGAAGCGCTAACCTGGTGGATTTCTCTAAAGAGCTTTTAGAAAAAGAAGAAGCTATCAAGGTAAAAGAGCTTGCAGTTAAAAAAGAATCAGAAGAGCTAGAAATGAACAAGGCCGACTTTAAGAAGAAGCTGGTGGAGTTCCAGGACTCGCAAAAGAAGTTCTTAGGATGCGTTGACGAAAAAAGCGCACAGGCCGATAAAAGAGTGTCTCAGATGGTGGATGTTATTTCTGGTATGAAGCCACAAAACGCGGCCGATGTCCTGACGGTTCAAGATCCTGACCTTTCTGTTAGGATATTAAGCCAACTGGATTCAACGAAGGCTTCAAAGATCTTCAATTTGATGGATAAGGAAGTTTCTGCCCGACTTCAAAAGCAGTTTCTTCAAATGAAAAAGTAAGTTAATATAACAAGAGGCGTTGAAACTTTAATTAGGATGATTAAAAGGAACGTATGCAAGGATTGCCAGTAAATTTATTAGCACAAAATGTAGCTCCAGCTACAGGGAAAACGGATGCAGCGGCATCTGTGAATGCTAATGGCAAAGTTGCAGGTGTTATTGGTCAAAATAAAGAAGGAAAAGAGGCAGAGCAAGGAGCATTCGCTTCGTTGTTTGGAAATCTTCTTGGTAACTCAGAAACTAAATCTGCAGAAGGATCAGCTCAACCACAGACTCTAAAAGGTGAAGTGGCCACAGAAACAAAAGCTTCAAACTCTGAAGCGAAAGTAGATGCTCTTCTAAAAAATAAATCACAAGAACAAGATAAGAAAACAGAGCAGACGGCCCTTACAACTGAGCAGGCACTGTCTCCTGAAGTCTTAAAAAATATCGACGGCCTTCTGGCAAAAACTCAAGTTTCAGCAGAAGGACAAAAAGGTGCACCAGTAAAAGGTGAAGCCCTTGACGGAAAAATCACTTCGGCTTCAACGAATCTTGACCAGCTTTTAAAAACATTAAAAGGTGAAGAAGGAAACGTTCAGGGTGTTGAAGGTGAGACACTTCAAAACACAAACTCTAAAGAAACAAAAAACAATAAAGGAAGCGCTCTTGATTTCTTAATCAAGGAATCAAAGTCTAAGGACGTAGGAAGCGCAGCAGTTACAACTGAAAAAGTTCTGGCAACAAATCCTGAATCTGTTTCGAAGCTTGGTCTTTCAAGTGAAGACTTCATCAAGAACATGACAGAAGCAAAAGCTGAAAAAGCTCCAGCTCAATTGGTAGGCGACGCTGCTTTAGACTTCGATCCAAAAGCATTGATGCAAAAACAATTAAACCAGTCGATGAAAGCTTACGGGCAAAAACAAAATCTTTTAAGTGACAACGTCATCAGAAATACAAAAGACTTGGCCTTTAAAGAAACAAAGCCAAAGTCGGCAATTGATGAGTTGAAAAATCCGGATTTAAAAATCGGAGCAGAAACTGCGATGGTAAAAGAGCAGTTCATCCCTTTAATGCAGCAAAAGCAGGAAATGGGACAGAGTATGCAGACGCAAAATTCTGGAAAAGTTTTAGATCTTTCTAAAATGAATGCATCAAATACGGAAGAAGTTATTAAACGTATCAGTGATTACGTTCAACAAAGCCAAGTCGCAAATCAGGATAGTATCGACTTAACAGTTAAGCACGATGCTCTTGGACAGTTCAAGATTCAGGTGACAAAACCAACGATCCCTGGATCGAACCAAATGGATATGCAAATCACGACATCAACAGCAGAAGGACATGAGTTCTTTATGAAGAATGAAACAGGCCTTCTGAAAAATCTTTCTCAAGCAGGAATCCAGCTTTCAGATTTAAGAATCGTTTCTGGTGGTGAATCTTCTAGCTTCGCTCAAAATGATTCAAGACAATCTGGGAACTCTCAATATAATCAAGCTCCAAAAGAATTTATGAGCTTTGATTCAGGTGACTCGTCAAATGGATCTCAGAGAAGAAGAGAGTTATGGCAAGAGGCCCGCGATAATCAACAAAGATACGGAGCTTAAGGTATGCCAGAAATTGGAAGACCAGTAGAGCAAAACCCATTCTCGGATATTAAAATCAACAGACAACCGTCGGCAGGAAATGGCGCTGTTACTAACAGAGCAGTCGGTGATTCATTAAACCAGATCGCCGGAAATAAACCTGAAGCGCGTTTTGTTGACAGAAGAAAAAAAGAAGAACTTGGTCAAGATGGTTTTATGAAACTTCTTGCTCACCAATTAAAAAATCAAGATCCAATGAAGCCAATGGATCAAAAAGATTTCTCGGCCAACCTTGCTCAATTCTCGCAGTTAGAGCAGTTGACAGCAATGAATAAAAAAATGGATGCTGTTAACCAAAATGCAGTTGATGATAAACGTGTTCAAGGAGCAGCTTTCTTAGGAAGAAAAGTTGTGACATCTGGAACGAGCATTGACTACAAAGGTGACGGGAAAGATGTAAGAGTTCCTTTCTTCCTTGATCAGCCAGCAAAGGCCGCAGTTATCAACATTCTTGATAACAAGAACCAGCTTGTTGCCAGAATTGAAAGAGAGAATTTACAAAAAGGAATGCAAGACGTAACGTGGGATGGAATTGGATTCGACGGACAAATTGCAGCGAAAGAAACATATCACTTTGAGGTGATTGGTTTCGATGAAAACAACAATAAGTTTAACGGTTCAACTCGCTCTGAAGGTTTAGTACAAGGTGTACATTTCGAAGACGGTGAAACTGTATTAGATCTTGCGAATGGAAAAAAAGTTTTCCTAAAAGATGTTCAAAGTTTTTCTGTAGCGGAAAATAATGATCAGGGAAAAAATATTCCTGCATTGCAAAAGCAAGCGGCGCAAGCTTATAATCAAGTAGAGAAACAATAATTTTTTTGCAAAAAAAAATATAAGAAAAAATATAAGGTAAAAAGAAAGAAAAATGGCGAATCCTAAAATTAACAACATTCTTATTCCGAACGTCACGCAGCTGCCGTCGCAGAAGAAGACGGATGACGTTAATAAGTTAAAGCAAGGGGAAACGTCAGAGTTTAAGGGACTCTTAGACTCACAGGTTGCAGAGCAAGAAGGTCAGTCAGCTCTAGCTCCAAAAAAAGGCATTCAGCTTTCAACTCACGCGATGAGAAGGCTTCAAGAAAGAAACATTTCAATTGATAAAGATGAATACACAAAATTACAAACAGCAATGGATCGCCTGAAATTAAAAGGAGGGCAGGATTCGTTAGTTATTACGGGTAAAGCGGCGTACATAGTAGATGTTCCGAAAAACACGATTGTAACTGCGATTGATAAAGAAAGTATTGGAGAAAACGTTTTTACGAAAATTGATTCTACGATTTTAATGAATTAACAAATTAATAATAAAAGTCTTAAAGAAAACGGTTGGTCCTTTCCGGAAACCTGAGTTTAAAGCCTGTAGTGCTATAAACATCTTTAAGCGATTAGGTCTAGGAGGGACATAATGGGTATTCTACGTTCATTCACAATTGGTGTTTCTGGTTTAAATGCTTCTGGTCAAGGTATGGGTGTAATCGGTGATAACATCGCTAACGCCGGAACAAACGGATTTAAATCTTCTAGAGCTGAATTTCAAGACGTATTAGCAGTATCACTTAAAGGAATCGAAGGGGGAGACCAATTCGGTGCCGGTACAAAATTAGGTCACATTAAGCCTCTAATGACTCAAGGGGATATCTCAAGAACAGATTCAGTAACAGACCTTGCACTTTCTGGTGACGGTATGTTCACAATTGAAGCTCCAGCAGGAAGAACGTTTACTCGTGATGGATCATTCCACTTCGATAAAGAAGGTCAGTTAACAACGATGGACGGATACAAAGTTCTTGGTTTCCAGGCCGATGAAAACGGAAAAATGGTTAACAAAATCGACGCTATTAAACTAGGAAACACAACAATCCCAGCGAAAGCGACAAAAGAAGTTCTAATGTCGATGAACCTTGATTCTCGTATGAACAAGATGGAATTTAACATCGAAAACCCAGAGAAAACTTCTAACTTCTCTAACTCAATGACAATTTACGATAACATCGGTACAGCTAGAACTGTAACTGCTTACTACAACAAAGTAGATAACAATCAGTGGGAATACCATATTGCTGTTGATGGAAAAGATGTTGAAGGTGGAAAGCCGGATACAATGTATGAGCAAGCTTCTGGTACTCTTATCTTCAATGATAAGGGACAACTTGAAGAAGAGAAAACATCTAAAAACTCTTTTAACTTCAACAAAGGTGCTGCTAAAGACCAAAAAATTACTTTCAACTTTGGTCAATCGATTAAAGAAGGTGGAAACGGTCTTGATGCTTCTACTCAGTACGGATCTGATTCAGCAATGGCCCGCCACACTCAAGATGGAGCTTCAGCTGCAACATTAACTTCTCTTTCATTTAACGATAAAGGGATTTTAACTGCTTCATACGATAACGGTGAAACAAGAGACGTAGCTCAAATCGCTGTAGCAAAGTTTGAAAACAACGAAGGTCTATTCAAAATTGGTAAGAACCTTTTCAAAGAATCAAAAGCATCTGGACAAGCTGCTCTTGGTAAACCAGGTGAGTCTGGACGTGGAGAAGTTCTTTCTAAGTCAATCGAGCTTTCAAACGTTGATATCGCAAACGAATTCGTTAACCTGATGACAGCTCAAAGAAACTTCCAGGCTAACGCTAAGACGTTAACAACAGCAGACGAAATGCTACAACAAGTTCTTCAGATTAAGAGATAATTTTAGCTAGCTAAATAATAAAGGGGCCTAGGAAGGGCCCCTTTTTTTTGGGAAAATACTGGAACAAATATGAAAAGAAATACTTGTTTAATTATTTTAATCGCTTTTGTCCTCTCCTCTTGTGCCTATTGGCCGAAAAGCTGGAGAAAGCCCTCAAGTGTAGAAACATCAATGGATCTCCTGGAAAAATCCCAGGTAATCATTGATCGGGTAGCGACGAGAGATTTTAATGTTCAAAGCTGTAGCCGCGATTTAGACCTTTTGATTGAACAATATAGTAAAGCGCCAGAGACTCTGAATATCGAAGTCATTAAAAACCAAGGACAGGAAATCCTGGACCAAAGTTTTGATGCCAGAATGGCCATTCACTCTATGTTGGATGTTTTACCGGTTGAATGTAAGGCAAAAGTTAAAGACCTTTACCTGAAAATGCGCA contains:
- a CDS encoding FliH/SctL family protein, translating into MVKATGEVTEYKFQSFTEVEEGNESVKLFEFKPLLTAAQTIEKSEFQRVIKTEREFAKNSQFKVNPIVEQFRGLRDQEDREYEHRVEEEVKRRVAEIQDEAFKAGFDEGVNQGREEIFDQMRSAVDEKLEDFSQMVTAVLKTQEEILFNQKTEMYQLLRNLSKWIVLRELQDDGKYIERLLERLLLEMQARHNLLIQVNADDFASMPDVLNHVQGRLGEMKNVRVEIDSSVTTRGIVVESENGIINATMEEQFKSLDKLFEDVLAKV
- a CDS encoding FliI/YscN family ATPase; the protein is MDKNLDLSSIHKNYEYASPFQKIGKVFANKGMVFEINLPRAPIGANVEFVTEYGDKSLGEVVGINGNRCMAMPYDELSGINSETRVYLKDLTTTIKISQGFLGRVIDFQGNPIDGKGPIEQTGVEARSIYGVALNPLQRPPISEALDTGIHAINCFMTAGKGQRFAIMAGSGVGKSVTMGMIAQNSSADINVIALIGERGREVLEFIEHDLGPEGLKKSVVIVATSDSSALTRMKAAYVATTVAEYFRDQNADVLLMMDSITRFAMANREISLSAGEPPGQKGYTPSVFAKLPKLMERAGTKTGAGSITGVYTVLVEGGDMDEPIADAVRAIADGHIVLSRELASRNQFPAIDVLASLSRVMSKVASKEHRIVSSHLRDLMAAYKANEDLINVGAYAKGSNPKVDKAMLIYDDLMTLLKQTQGMTEFLTIDALFDRMVEIARKAENINK
- the fliJ gene encoding flagellar export protein FliJ — its product is MQKFKFKLDGLLKVREFKEKKIKIELGEILREITAVEDKIAEANKAIEETYEAQETFMKDPSAGQMLQFFPLFIQGKKEDIKNKENLLWSLRKKYDKKIAELAQARGEVKVMENFKEKKKDEWSKERNKKEQEAIEEILMMRSNGSKGLL
- a CDS encoding MotE family protein, whose amino-acid sequence is MKTRKILYTTSIVAMLTVASLVYAATAKKAPAAPAAPAKREYTEEEFKAAVLEEATKLMKKAGSANLVDFSKELLEKEEAIKVKELAVKKESEELEMNKADFKKKLVEFQDSQKKFLGCVDEKSAQADKRVSQMVDVISGMKPQNAADVLTVQDPDLSVRILSQLDSTKASKIFNLMDKEVSARLQKQFLQMKK
- a CDS encoding flagellar hook assembly protein FlgD; the encoded protein is MPEIGRPVEQNPFSDIKINRQPSAGNGAVTNRAVGDSLNQIAGNKPEARFVDRRKKEELGQDGFMKLLAHQLKNQDPMKPMDQKDFSANLAQFSQLEQLTAMNKKMDAVNQNAVDDKRVQGAAFLGRKVVTSGTSIDYKGDGKDVRVPFFLDQPAKAAVINILDNKNQLVARIERENLQKGMQDVTWDGIGFDGQIAAKETYHFEVIGFDENNNKFNGSTRSEGLVQGVHFEDGETVLDLANGKKVFLKDVQSFSVAENNDQGKNIPALQKQAAQAYNQVEKQ
- a CDS encoding TIGR02530 family flagellar biosynthesis protein gives rise to the protein MANPKINNILIPNVTQLPSQKKTDDVNKLKQGETSEFKGLLDSQVAEQEGQSALAPKKGIQLSTHAMRRLQERNISIDKDEYTKLQTAMDRLKLKGGQDSLVITGKAAYIVDVPKNTIVTAIDKESIGENVFTKIDSTILMN
- a CDS encoding flagellar hook protein FlgE, with product MGILRSFTIGVSGLNASGQGMGVIGDNIANAGTNGFKSSRAEFQDVLAVSLKGIEGGDQFGAGTKLGHIKPLMTQGDISRTDSVTDLALSGDGMFTIEAPAGRTFTRDGSFHFDKEGQLTTMDGYKVLGFQADENGKMVNKIDAIKLGNTTIPAKATKEVLMSMNLDSRMNKMEFNIENPEKTSNFSNSMTIYDNIGTARTVTAYYNKVDNNQWEYHIAVDGKDVEGGKPDTMYEQASGTLIFNDKGQLEEEKTSKNSFNFNKGAAKDQKITFNFGQSIKEGGNGLDASTQYGSDSAMARHTQDGASAATLTSLSFNDKGILTASYDNGETRDVAQIAVAKFENNEGLFKIGKNLFKESKASGQAALGKPGESGRGEVLSKSIELSNVDIANEFVNLMTAQRNFQANAKTLTTADEMLQQVLQIKR